In the Harmonia axyridis chromosome 3, icHarAxyr1.1, whole genome shotgun sequence genome, one interval contains:
- the LOC123676222 gene encoding uncharacterized protein LOC123676222 isoform X2, producing the protein MHYTTYVLLDPTAMDHIRYVISESNLIIYDHSREPILDNQIKMSRFEWNVIDSSPVEYSPKSLDGLMKEEFRNFRQKICEDRDASPTRSDHNRSTSSKRHSRFSPSRDRKEERPRSQDRKDTEERREPTKHTKITQTPEYIKICEHLCWRCGKTGHSRKTCINAAKLFCSRCGLVGILTRACLCKPRSDPKIRKRANESQLARIPDPFRAESKSVHRHRPTILRSEENSVKRAVFELAKLEPGSKPVYRHRPSLRSEENPPKRAAVDLSKFKTTKSIGIQCEILRTPAYLKLRAIPPEVFFVVCRDNTAVLNTN; encoded by the exons ATGCACTACACTACATATGTTTTATTAGATCCTACCGCAATGGACCACATCAGatacgtcatcagtgagtcaaacctTATCATTTATGACCATTCCCGAGAGCCTATACTGGATAACCAG ATCAAAATGTCCCGATTCGAGTGGAATGTTATCGATTCAAGCCCGGTCGAATATTCACCAAAAAGCCTTGATGGTCTAATGAAGGAAGAATTCCGCAACTTTAGACAAAAGATCTGTGAAGATCGAGATGCCTCCCCCACCAGAAGCGATCACAATAGATCGACCAGTTCCAAGAGGCACTCCAGGTTCAGCCCCTCTCGCGATCGAAAAGAAGAAAGACCACGTAGTCAGGACAGAAAGGATACCGAAGAAAGGCGAGAACCTACAAAACATACGAAGATTACGCAGACCCCCGAGTACATCAAAATTTGTGAACATCTATGTTGGCGGTGCGGTAAAACCGGACATAGTCGTAAGACCTGTATCAATGCCGCTAAACTATTCTGCTCCAGATGTGGTTTGGTAGGAATATTAACCCGTGCGTGTCTTTGTAAACCCAGAAGTGATCCCAAGATAAGGAAACGTGCAAACGAAAGCCAGTTGGCACGCATTCCTGATCCATTCCGAGCAGAGTCGAAGTCAGTACATAGACACCGTCCTACGATTCTGCGAAGTGAAGAGAATTCTGTCAAGAGAGCCGTCTTCGAGCTGGCAAAACTCGAACCCGGCTCGAAGCCAGTCTATAGACACCGACCTTCGCTGAGAAGTGAAGAAAATCCGCCCAAGAGAGCCGCCGTCGatctttcaaaatttaaaaccaCCAAGTCAATTGGAATACAGTGTGAAATTCTACGGACACCAGCCTACTTGAAGTTGAGAGCGATACCTCCTGAAGTATTCTTTGTTGTTTGCAGAGACAATACCGCCGTATTGAATACGAATTAG
- the LOC123676222 gene encoding uncharacterized protein LOC123676222 isoform X1: MLNIDPTAMDHIRYVISESNLIIYDHSREPILDNQIKMSRFEWNVIDSSPVEYSPKSLDGLMKEEFRNFRQKICEDRDASPTRSDHNRSTSSKRHSRFSPSRDRKEERPRSQDRKDTEERREPTKHTKITQTPEYIKICEHLCWRCGKTGHSRKTCINAAKLFCSRCGLVGILTRACLCKPRSDPKIRKRANESQLARIPDPFRAESKSVHRHRPTILRSEENSVKRAVFELAKLEPGSKPVYRHRPSLRSEENPPKRAAVDLSKFKTTKSIGIQCEILRTPAYLKLRAIPPEVFFVVCRDNTAVLNTN, encoded by the exons ATGCTCAACATAG ATCCTACCGCAATGGACCACATCAGatacgtcatcagtgagtcaaacctTATCATTTATGACCATTCCCGAGAGCCTATACTGGATAACCAG ATCAAAATGTCCCGATTCGAGTGGAATGTTATCGATTCAAGCCCGGTCGAATATTCACCAAAAAGCCTTGATGGTCTAATGAAGGAAGAATTCCGCAACTTTAGACAAAAGATCTGTGAAGATCGAGATGCCTCCCCCACCAGAAGCGATCACAATAGATCGACCAGTTCCAAGAGGCACTCCAGGTTCAGCCCCTCTCGCGATCGAAAAGAAGAAAGACCACGTAGTCAGGACAGAAAGGATACCGAAGAAAGGCGAGAACCTACAAAACATACGAAGATTACGCAGACCCCCGAGTACATCAAAATTTGTGAACATCTATGTTGGCGGTGCGGTAAAACCGGACATAGTCGTAAGACCTGTATCAATGCCGCTAAACTATTCTGCTCCAGATGTGGTTTGGTAGGAATATTAACCCGTGCGTGTCTTTGTAAACCCAGAAGTGATCCCAAGATAAGGAAACGTGCAAACGAAAGCCAGTTGGCACGCATTCCTGATCCATTCCGAGCAGAGTCGAAGTCAGTACATAGACACCGTCCTACGATTCTGCGAAGTGAAGAGAATTCTGTCAAGAGAGCCGTCTTCGAGCTGGCAAAACTCGAACCCGGCTCGAAGCCAGTCTATAGACACCGACCTTCGCTGAGAAGTGAAGAAAATCCGCCCAAGAGAGCCGCCGTCGatctttcaaaatttaaaaccaCCAAGTCAATTGGAATACAGTGTGAAATTCTACGGACACCAGCCTACTTGAAGTTGAGAGCGATACCTCCTGAAGTATTCTTTGTTGTTTGCAGAGACAATACCGCCGTATTGAATACGAATTAG
- the LOC123676222 gene encoding uncharacterized protein LOC123676222 isoform X3, producing MSRFEWNVIDSSPVEYSPKSLDGLMKEEFRNFRQKICEDRDASPTRSDHNRSTSSKRHSRFSPSRDRKEERPRSQDRKDTEERREPTKHTKITQTPEYIKICEHLCWRCGKTGHSRKTCINAAKLFCSRCGLVGILTRACLCKPRSDPKIRKRANESQLARIPDPFRAESKSVHRHRPTILRSEENSVKRAVFELAKLEPGSKPVYRHRPSLRSEENPPKRAAVDLSKFKTTKSIGIQCEILRTPAYLKLRAIPPEVFFVVCRDNTAVLNTN from the coding sequence ATGTCCCGATTCGAGTGGAATGTTATCGATTCAAGCCCGGTCGAATATTCACCAAAAAGCCTTGATGGTCTAATGAAGGAAGAATTCCGCAACTTTAGACAAAAGATCTGTGAAGATCGAGATGCCTCCCCCACCAGAAGCGATCACAATAGATCGACCAGTTCCAAGAGGCACTCCAGGTTCAGCCCCTCTCGCGATCGAAAAGAAGAAAGACCACGTAGTCAGGACAGAAAGGATACCGAAGAAAGGCGAGAACCTACAAAACATACGAAGATTACGCAGACCCCCGAGTACATCAAAATTTGTGAACATCTATGTTGGCGGTGCGGTAAAACCGGACATAGTCGTAAGACCTGTATCAATGCCGCTAAACTATTCTGCTCCAGATGTGGTTTGGTAGGAATATTAACCCGTGCGTGTCTTTGTAAACCCAGAAGTGATCCCAAGATAAGGAAACGTGCAAACGAAAGCCAGTTGGCACGCATTCCTGATCCATTCCGAGCAGAGTCGAAGTCAGTACATAGACACCGTCCTACGATTCTGCGAAGTGAAGAGAATTCTGTCAAGAGAGCCGTCTTCGAGCTGGCAAAACTCGAACCCGGCTCGAAGCCAGTCTATAGACACCGACCTTCGCTGAGAAGTGAAGAAAATCCGCCCAAGAGAGCCGCCGTCGatctttcaaaatttaaaaccaCCAAGTCAATTGGAATACAGTGTGAAATTCTACGGACACCAGCCTACTTGAAGTTGAGAGCGATACCTCCTGAAGTATTCTTTGTTGTTTGCAGAGACAATACCGCCGTATTGAATACGAATTAG